CTTCTGGTAGCGCTTCACGTGCTCTTCCCTTCTGATGGGTTCGGTGCAACGCCCATGATTCTACGACAAGACGGTCCTTCTCGCCCGGTCGGGCCTCATGGGCGCAGCGTAGCTCGAACGCGTCCGCCGAGTGTACGAAAAGACGTGCGCATATCGGCCCATATGAGCAATCGTTCATATGTCAACTGCGAAAACGCGCTGCGGAAGAGGAATCGAGCCTCGAGTTTCGTACACTCGACGCATCGCCGCAGACAAGGGCGCGAGCACCGGGCGAGAAGGACGGGCATGTGCCGTGCCGGGGGCTACGAGAACCGTCGCCCGATCTCGGCGAGGAGCTCGTCCACGGCGTCGGCCTCGTCAACGGTGCGGATCTTCTCGCCCTGCGCGAACAGGACCGCCCTGCCGCGCCCGCCCGCGAGCCCGATGTCAGCTCCCTTGGCCTCGCCGGGACCGTTCACCACGCACCCCATCACGGCGACGGTGATGGGGGCCCGCACGTCGGCGAGGCGCCGCTCGACCTCGGCGGCGACGCCCATGAGGTCCCACTGGCAGCGTCCGCAGGTCGGGCAGCTCACGAGCTCGGGGCGGAGGCGGCGCAGACCGACGGCCGAGAGCAGGTCCCATGCCACGCCGACCTCCTCGACGGGGTCGGCCGTGAGCGAGAGGCGGATGGTGTCGCCGATGCCCTCCATGAGCAGCGCGCCGACGGCGGCGGCGTTCTTGACGGTGCCCTGGCGCAGGGTCCCCGCCTCGGTTACGCCGATGTGCAGCGGCACCTCGGGCAGCGAGCGGGAGAGGGCCCGGTTGACCTCAACGGTGGTGGTGACGTCGTGCGCCTTGGCGGAGAGGACGACGTCGGTAAACCCCCTCTCGCGAAAGTGCTCGACGAACGAGGTGGCCGACCCCACGAGCTTCTCGACGTGCGTGAGGTCCTCGCGCTCGGCAAACGCCGGGTCGAGCGAGCCGGCGTTCACGCCGATGCGGATGGGGACGCCGGCCGCGCCCGCCTCGTCGATCACCGCGTCGACGCGGCTCCAGCTGCCGATGTTGCCCGGGTTCACGCGCAGCGCCGCGGCACCCCGGCGGCACGCCTCGATGGCGAGCCGATGGTCGAAGTGGATGTCGGCGACGACGGGCACCGGAGAGGCATCGCAGACGGCGCCAAAGCCGTCGAGCGCGTCGGCGGCGGGCACCGCGACGCGCACGATCTCGCAGCCAGCATCAGCAAGCCGACGAATCTGGGCGAGCGTCGCCGCGGCGTCGGAGGTGTCCGTGGTGCACATGGACTGAACCGAGACGGGCGCCCCTCCGCCGACGACGACCCCCCCGACGTGCACGGGACGCGTCAGCTCGCGTGGGGCGCGCTCACTCGTAAGGCTCATCGTTCCCCCTAACCAAGGACGAGACGGGCGATGTCGTTTCTCAGCACGACGACGAAGACGAAGGCGACGAAGGCGAGGCCGACGTAGCTCAGACCGTTGACGACCCGCGGGGAGAGCGGTCGGCGGATGAGTGCCTGCACGGCCTCGATGAGAATCTTCCCGCCGTCAAAGGGTGGAATGGGCAGAAGGTTCATGAAGCCGAGCGACACCGAGATGGCGGCGACGATGACCGCGAGGTCGTACGCGCCGCTCGAGGCGGCCTCGGACGTCATCACGGCGATGCCGACGACCGACGACGACTGGTCGAGCACCTCCATGGTGTGCTGGGGCTGGATGAGCTGGGCAACGGCGGCTCCTGCCTGGGCGACATAGTCAAGCGTGAAGGAGGCTGCCTCGCCGAGCGACGGGTGGTAGGTGGCGATCGACGCGCTCACCCCCACGAGCTCGGTCGGGACGCCGTCGGGCAGGTCGACCGTGACCTCGCGCGCGACCCCGTCCCGCTCGTAGGCGACCTCGAAGTCGCGCCCCTGGGCGAGCGGCTCCGAGAGCGCGTCGACGACGTCCTCCCAGGTCGAGACTTCTTTGCCGTCGACGGAGGTCAGCACGTCCCCCGCCTCGATGCCGGCCTCGGCCGCCGCGGATCCCGCCGTCACCGACCCGACGGCGCTCACGTTGGCGACGTAGTCGACCCCGCGTACCATGACGGCGGCCGTCACGATGACAAAAGCGAGAAGGACGTTCACGAGGGGCCCCGCGGCGAGCATCACGAGGCGCTTGAGGAACCCGACACCCTGGTAGGTCCTCGATCCTTCGCGCGCGAGAAACTCCTCGGGAGAGAGGCCGGTGTCACGGGGGACGCCGGCGGCGGTCGATCCGGGTCTGTCGAAGTCGTGCCCACGGTCG
Above is a genomic segment from Olsenella timonensis containing:
- a CDS encoding site-2 protease family protein, coding for MLGVAWTVFWGVLVLSVLVFVHEAGHYLASRLFHVRATELFLGFPSRFRLSFKSRRVGTEFGVTPLLLGGYTRICGMGGTPDELLAPALDLVTRRGRMSARDLATELGVDEDRAYGILDTLVDWASIRPYYDPELGERPDQSSYPAAFESVARDADLLTEYDRGHDFDRPGSTAAGVPRDTGLSPEEFLAREGSRTYQGVGFLKRLVMLAAGPLVNVLLAFVIVTAAVMVRGVDYVANVSAVGSVTAGSAAAEAGIEAGDVLTSVDGKEVSTWEDVVDALSEPLAQGRDFEVAYERDGVAREVTVDLPDGVPTELVGVSASIATYHPSLGEAASFTLDYVAQAGAAVAQLIQPQHTMEVLDQSSSVVGIAVMTSEAASSGAYDLAVIVAAISVSLGFMNLLPIPPFDGGKILIEAVQALIRRPLSPRVVNGLSYVGLAFVAFVFVVVLRNDIARLVLG
- the ispG gene encoding flavodoxin-dependent (E)-4-hydroxy-3-methylbut-2-enyl-diphosphate synthase; protein product: MSLTSERAPRELTRPVHVGGVVVGGGAPVSVQSMCTTDTSDAAATLAQIRRLADAGCEIVRVAVPAADALDGFGAVCDASPVPVVADIHFDHRLAIEACRRGAAALRVNPGNIGSWSRVDAVIDEAGAAGVPIRIGVNAGSLDPAFAEREDLTHVEKLVGSATSFVEHFRERGFTDVVLSAKAHDVTTTVEVNRALSRSLPEVPLHIGVTEAGTLRQGTVKNAAAVGALLMEGIGDTIRLSLTADPVEEVGVAWDLLSAVGLRRLRPELVSCPTCGRCQWDLMGVAAEVERRLADVRAPITVAVMGCVVNGPGEAKGADIGLAGGRGRAVLFAQGEKIRTVDEADAVDELLAEIGRRFS